In Streptomyces venezuelae, the sequence GCCTCTGCGTCGAATGCGCCGTCCGAGCCCTCCGCCAGCAGCCCGTACGACTCCCACTCGACCAGCTGCGCCTCGTCCACCCCCGCGGCCGCCAGCAGCTCGGCACGGCCGACCCGGGTCACGGTGGGCTGCTCCCGGCCCACTTCGCCGTAGGCGTCCGCCGGTCCGGCGGGCTCGGTGGAGTCCCCGTGCGCGGTGGGCGCCGGGATGCGGATCTGCTCTCCGCGTGCCAGCGCGTCGAGCTGCTCGCGGATGACCTTCAGCGGCAGGTAGTGGTCACGCTGCAGCCGCAGGATCCGGGCGAGCCGCTCCACGTCGTCGGTGCTGAACTTGCGGTATCCCGAAGGTGTGCGCCGGGGCTCGACGAGCCCCTCCGCCTCCAGAAAACGGATCTTCGAGATGGTGACTTCGGGGAACTCGTCACGCAGCGTGGTGAGCACCGTGCCGATGCTCACCAGCCGCCCGGCCTGGCCGGCGGTGCCGGCGGCGCCACTTCGCGGGGCACCGCCGGTCGGGGTACGCAGCATGGAACCTTCCCTAAAAGGGTCAGATGCCCCGCAGGCTCGCGTAGAAGACCAGCCGGTACTTGCCGATCTGCACCTCGTCGCCGTTCTGCAGCGCGACGGAGTCGATCGGTTCACGGTTCACGTACGTGCCGTTGAGGCTGCCGACATCGGCGACGGTGAAGCCGCCCTCCTGGCTCCTGCGGAACTCGACATGGCGCCGGGAGACGGTGACGTCGTCCAGGAAGATGTCGCTCTGCGGGTGGCGGCCGGCCGTGGTCAGCTCACCGTCCAGCAGGAAACGGCTCCCCGAGTTGGGACCGCGCCGCACGATGAGCAGAGCGGAACCGGGGGGCAGCGCTTCCACCGCGGCCTGCGCCTCGGGGGACAGCGAGGAGGACGACACGTGCTGTCCCGACACCTCGGCCTCGTAGGCCTCAAGGCCCGAGATCGAGATGGTGGACGTGGTCTCCGAGGCACGCTCCGGCGTCAGACCCGCCCGCAGCGGCGCACCGCAGTTCGAGCAGAACCGACTGGCCGCATCGCTGCGGTGTCCGCACCTGCTGCAAATCTGCTCGGCCGACATGGACGGCTCCTCGCGCCGCGGATGCCCCGCGGATGCATTGGTGGCATACGGGTCGGGGGCAAACCCTCCACCCGCACTTGAGGTTGATGGTTCACCGAAACCTATGCGTCCGGTACCAGCAGGGTCAACAGCCGACGCGCCGGGGGCACCGGAAACATCACCCGGGCCGGCGACCTCGTCCCGGAAGAGCGGCCGGTCGCCCTGCCCTTCCACGTCACCGCGCGCGGCGCGGTGCCGTGCCGCGCCGCCTTCCTCGCGGTTCTTCTTGCCGAACAACTTCTCAAACAACTTCACGGGCGATTCCCCTTGACCTAAACAGACCCGCCCGTGGGGCAGGACGAACTCCGAACGCAGACACCTGCCGACCCGGACATTCTCACAACGTCCGTAACCACCAGACAGTTTCCACCACGCACCGCGACTTCGGTGCGCCGACCCCCCGCAGGCATCCGCCCGCGTGGGCCGCTCCACTCATCACTCCGATTCATCACGATGACGACCGAGCGTAGTCAGGCTGCTTCGCAGCCCGCAAGGCATCCACAACGATCTTCGCCGACCGTGTGACGGCAACGGTGGCCTGCTCCTTCTCCAGCGTCTGGACGACACCGCCCGGAATGTTCAGCGCGGGCTCCAGATCCTGGGGCTTGCCGATCACCCTGAACTCATAGGGTTGTGTGATCTTCTTACCGTCGATGGCGACCGCGCCGTTCTCGTCCGAGAAGTACGAGCCCGCCACGATGCGCACCCCGTTGATCTGGATCGCCTCGGCCCCGGCCGCCCGAAGCTCCTGAAGCGTGTCCAGCAGCTGGTCGGACTGCACCTGGCCCGTGGGATCCGTGATCTTCAGCGTGATGCCCGGCCCCTGCGCTGCCACCGTACCGGCCAGGATGCCGAGTTGGCGTTCCTTCTCGACGGTCTGCCTGCGGGCCTCCTCGGCCTGGTTGGAGCTGTTCTCCAGCTCCTTGCGCTGGTCCTCCAGCTGCTGCTTCTCGTCCTCCAGGCGCTTGGTCCGCCCGTCGAGCTCGTCGAGGATCCGTACGAGGTCCTCCTGGCGGGCCCCGCGCAGTGCGCTGGAGTCGCTGTTGGACCGGACCTGGATCGCCAGACCGAGCCCCAGGACGAACAGCAGCAGCGCCACGATCAGTTGGGCCCGGCTCACCCGCGGCGGCCACAGCCCGGCCGCCAGGCGCTGCCGTCCGGTCTCCTCGGGCTGCCCCGGAGCCTCCTCGGACGGCTGCGACGGCTCCGGCGACGGCCCGGGCCGCGCCGACTGCGAGGGCTGCGGTGCCGAAGGCTGCGAGGGCCGCGGTGCCGAGGGCTGCGAGGGCTGCTGCACCGGCGGCTCCGGCGGCTCCGAAGACCCGGGAGACTGCGGCGGCCGCGGGGACTCGGGAGCCCGCTGCGGCTCGGGAGCCTTCGGCGGCTCCGGCGGCCGGCCCGCGCCCTCCGGCTCCTCGGGGCTGTCGTTCGTACTCATCGGCCTCACGCCCGGAACACGTGCCGGCGGATGGCCGCGGCGTTGGAGAAGATGCGGATGCCGAGGACCACGACCACACCCGTGGACAGCTGCGACCCGACCCCGAGCTTGTCGCCGAGGAAGACGATCAGCGCGGCCACGACGACGTTCGACAGGAACGACACCACGAAGACCTTGTCCACGAAGATGCCGTCGAGCATCGCGCGGAGGCCGCCGAACACCGCGTCCAGCGCCGCCACCACGGCGATCGGCAGATATGGCTCCACCACGGCCGGCACTTCGGGCCGGACCAGAAGTCCGGCCACCACTCCGGCCAAGAGGCCCAGTACCGCGATCACGATGCACCCTTCTGCTGCTCTGCCGGTGTAGCTGTACGTACGGTCAGACTCGACGCGGCCGGCAACCGCAGGTCGTCCGCCGGGGACAGGGCGTAACGGATCCCGTAGCTCTCCTGCAGCACGTGCAGGTACTGTCCGTCCGCCGAGTCCTGGAAGGCCGTGCCGAGCCGCTTCTTGTCCCCCAGCGCCAGCACCTCGTACGGCGGCACCAGAGGCCTGTTGTCGACCAGTATCGCGTCACCCGCGGCTCTGATCGCCGACAGTTCCGTCAGCCGCTGACCGTTGATGGAGATCGCTTCCGCACCGGACTGCCAGAGGCCGTTGACGATCTTCTGCATGTCACGGTCGCGGAGCCGGCCGGTGTCCGAGAAACCGGAGCTCTCGCGCGGTTTGCCGCCGCCGCCCGACGAGGCGCCCTTCGCGTCGTCGACCACCAGCTTGACTCCCGGCCCGCGGACCTCCGTGGCACCCGCCAGCAGGGCCACGAGCTCGCCCTGGCCCCCGCCCGGCTGTTTCAGTGCCGCCCGCTGGCGCGCCGCGACGTCGGTCCTGAGACGGTCGACGTCACGCTCCAGGCCGTGCGCGCGGTCATCCGCCCGCTCCACCCGGTCGATCAGTTCCTGACGCTCCTTGGCCAGCACCGGCGCGGCGATCCGCGCCTCGGCGGCACCGAGCGTGACGACCATGGCGGTCACGACGAGTCCGGCCGCGAGCCCCAGCTTGGCCTTGAGGGTCCGGGGCAGACCCG encodes:
- a CDS encoding MerR family transcriptional regulator, which translates into the protein MLRTPTGGAPRSGAAGTAGQAGRLVSIGTVLTTLRDEFPEVTISKIRFLEAEGLVEPRRTPSGYRKFSTDDVERLARILRLQRDHYLPLKVIREQLDALARGEQIRIPAPTAHGDSTEPAGPADAYGEVGREQPTVTRVGRAELLAAAGVDEAQLVEWESYGLLAEGSDGAFDAEAVTVARLVADLGRFGLEPRHLRTMKAAADREAGLVEQVVAPLRRHRNPQTRAHAEATLKELAGLSVRLHEAFVRTALGVRLP
- a CDS encoding FHA domain-containing protein produces the protein MSGGYGRCENVRVGRCLRSEFVLPHGRVCLGQGESPVKLFEKLFGKKNREEGGAARHRAARGDVEGQGDRPLFRDEVAGPGDVSGAPGASAVDPAGTGRIGFGEPSTSSAGGGFAPDPYATNASAGHPRREEPSMSAEQICSRCGHRSDAASRFCSNCGAPLRAGLTPERASETTSTISISGLEAYEAEVSGQHVSSSSLSPEAQAAVEALPPGSALLIVRRGPNSGSRFLLDGELTTAGRHPQSDIFLDDVTVSRRHVEFRRSQEGGFTVADVGSLNGTYVNREPIDSVALQNGDEVQIGKYRLVFYASLRGI
- a CDS encoding DUF881 domain-containing protein, translating into MSTNDSPEEPEGAGRPPEPPKAPEPQRAPESPRPPQSPGSSEPPEPPVQQPSQPSAPRPSQPSAPQPSQSARPGPSPEPSQPSEEAPGQPEETGRQRLAAGLWPPRVSRAQLIVALLLFVLGLGLAIQVRSNSDSSALRGARQEDLVRILDELDGRTKRLEDEKQQLEDQRKELENSSNQAEEARRQTVEKERQLGILAGTVAAQGPGITLKITDPTGQVQSDQLLDTLQELRAAGAEAIQINGVRIVAGSYFSDENGAVAIDGKKITQPYEFRVIGKPQDLEPALNIPGGVVQTLEKEQATVAVTRSAKIVVDALRAAKQPDYARSSS
- a CDS encoding small basic family protein produces the protein MIAVLGLLAGVVAGLLVRPEVPAVVEPYLPIAVVAALDAVFGGLRAMLDGIFVDKVFVVSFLSNVVVAALIVFLGDKLGVGSQLSTGVVVVLGIRIFSNAAAIRRHVFRA
- a CDS encoding DUF881 domain-containing protein, whose product is MCGMSQPPHNRTSASPAPARPDASMSLLTHVMDHSLDEGYAEAAARREAEGTAGLPRTLKAKLGLAAGLVVTAMVVTLGAAEARIAAPVLAKERQELIDRVERADDRAHGLERDVDRLRTDVAARQRAALKQPGGGQGELVALLAGATEVRGPGVKLVVDDAKGASSGGGGKPRESSGFSDTGRLRDRDMQKIVNGLWQSGAEAISINGQRLTELSAIRAAGDAILVDNRPLVPPYEVLALGDKKRLGTAFQDSADGQYLHVLQESYGIRYALSPADDLRLPAASSLTVRTATPAEQQKGAS